Part of the Nostoc sp. ATCC 53789 genome, TTAATCACATCAGCTAACCAGTGTGTTCCAAAATCGTGGTTATCTTGAGTATCTTCCAGTTCACCGTTAACTAAACCATTATTAGGATCGCTTTTGGGCATCAACTCCCAACGTGGTGCATTAGCTGCTTGCAACCATCTATGAGTTATTCCACCAACATCAACTCTACCATCACCATTAACAGTACTGCGACCAGCAATAATTGATTGAAATAATTTGATTGCGTCAAATAGTCCCCTGTCTCTGTCTGCACTGTCAGGATCGCCTACCCATTTGTAGCCTAGCTCATACAATCGCGCCTTAATAGCCTTAACATCAGCAGCTTTATTGACTCCGCCAATTCCCACACTACCCTCAAGTTTAATTACCTTCGCTCCTGGTAAGCTGGATGCTGTAGGTTGTTGAGTATTCTCATCGTCCTTGTGATCAAAAGGAACAACAACTTTAATGGGGATCTCTAGAGTTTGATCGTCAACAGTAATTATCATCCGGCGATCGCCTGCTTGCTTAAAAACGAAATCAAATTGCCATTTGCCATCCTGACTAATTGCTACACTTACGACTGTAAATTTATCGTCGCTCGTAATCGACAAAAATTTGCCACTGGCGGTTAAAGGTGCTACGCCTTCAACCCTGAAATTTTGCCATAATTCAACTTCTTTTGGCACACGAATTAACTGAAGTTGTTCCACTGAAGCGGGAATAGTAACTCCACCTGCATTAGCCAGTAACTTCTGTGCCTCTGGAAGCAAGTCTACAACTTTACTGACATATTTAGGATCGGATGAATAGCCTTTAGCCTTGAGAAAGCCAAGGAAATTTTCTGGTGTATTAGTATACTCCTCTAAACCTTTATATGGTGTGCGAGTTAAAAACTTCCAATAACCAATAATAAAAGCGTCTATATCCGTAAATTTACAGAACTCAACTTCTTCTGGCTCAGAAGGAACCTTGATTTTTAACGGTTCGGCAAACCCTTTCATATCAGGAATTCGCCATTTTAATCCCGCAAAATTATTAGCATTGACAGCAAGGTCGCTTTTACCTCTGCTGGACTCTAGTAACCATTGAGCAAGGGTGACTTCTTTTAAAATTTGCCGATTAATATCAGTAATTTTTGCACTTTCAATACCAACTTGTGTAAATATTTTGACTAAATCTTTGTTAGAATAATTGTTT contains:
- a CDS encoding glucosaminidase domain-containing protein; the protein is MPLLDDLVNNYSNKDLVKIFTQVGIESAKITDINRQILKEVTLAQWLLESSRGKSDLAVNANNFAGLKWRIPDMKGFAEPLKIKVPSEPEEVEFCKFTDIDAFIIGYWKFLTRTPYKGLEEYTNTPENFLGFLKAKGYSSDPKYVSKVVDLLPEAQKLLANAGGVTIPASVEQLQLIRVPKEVELWQNFRVEGVAPLTASGKFLSITSDDKFTVVSVAISQDGKWQFDFVFKQAGDRRMIITVDDQTLEIPIKVVVPFDHKDDENTQQPTASSLPGAKVIKLEGSVGIGGVNKAADVKAIKARLYELGYKWVGDPDSADRDRGLFDAIKLFQSIIAGRSTVNGDGRVDVGGITHRWLQAANAPRWELMPKSDPNNGLVNGELEDTQDNHDFGTHWLADVIKKIAQDYQNSYRNTHPLAAPFAINDVSLPHGGDTPDHHGHETGMMCDIYLPQKNGNFGGIVWSSSNYDRDAARAILKSITNQKLVRAVFFNDQQLIKEGLCVSLNGHDNHIHFEINPPVRS